Sequence from the Pseudomonadota bacterium genome:
CGGGCACTGCCGCCCCCCGGTGAGACCTCGGCGAGGTACTGACTGAAGGTCTCGGCGAAGCCACTCAGCGGGCGCGCCAGCACCCAGAAGCGCGCGCCCTGCCAATGCGGCAAGGCGCTGGTGACGATGTCGCGCATCACACCGCGCGGAATCACGGCGTACGCCGTGGTGAAGCAGGCGCGTCCGGTCATCAGTTCGCGCTGACCCGGCAGACCGCCTGGCGCCGACATCAGGCCACCTCCGGCGCGGGAAAGCGCGCACGCCAGTGGTCGGCGATGGCGAGCCGCGTGGTCAACCAGACGCCCTCACGCGCTTGCACTTCGTCGAGGAATCGCGCGAACGCAGCAGCCCGCCCTGGCCGGCCCACCAGCCGACAGTGCAAGCCGACCGAGAGCATGCTGGGGTGGGTGTCGCCCTCGGCGAGCAGCTGGTCGACGCTGTCGCGCAGGTAACTCAAAAAATGCTCGCCGGTGTTGAAGCCCTGGGCGGTGGCAAAGCGCATGTCGTTGACGTCCAGCGTGTAGGGCACGATCAGCTGGGCGTGGCCGTGCCGGGTTTCCCAGTACGGCAGGTCGTCCGCGTAGCTGTCGGCGTGGTAACGAAAGCCGCCCTCCTCGGCCACGAGCCGGTGGGTGTTCGGGCTCGCTTTGCCGAGGTAGAACCCGTGCGGCCGCTCGCCGGTGAGTTCGGTGTGCAGCCGAATGGCTTCGGCGAGGTGCGCCCGTTCGGTGGCCTCCGGGATGTGCTGGTAATCCAGCCACCGCAACCCGTGGCTGGCGATTTCCCAGTCGGCCTCGCGCATGGCGGCGACCGCCTCGGGGTTGCGCGCCATGGCCATGGTGACGCCGAACACCGTGACCGGGATGTCCCGCTCGGTCAGCAAACGGTGCAAGCGCCAGAAGCCAGCACGCGAACCGTATTCGTAAAGCGATTCCATGTTGAGGTGGCGCATGCCGGCAAACGACTCGGCGCCGACGATTTCGGACAGGAGTTTCTCCGACCCTGCGTCGCCGTGCAGCACCGAGGCCTCGCCGCCCTCCTCGTAGTTCAGCACCAGGTTGAGCGCGAGCTTGGCACCGCCGGGCCAGGCGGGGTCGGGCGGCCGACGGCCGTAGCCGACCATGTCGCGCGGGTAGCTTGCGTCAATCACTGTGCCGATCTCCCCTGCCATAGGTGCGTGTGTTTGGGCCCTGCGAGCGCAGGACATCGATCATTGTCAGTCTCACCGCGCGCCCTCCAGACCCGCGATCCAGGCCCCGAGTGTCCGGCGCTCTTCGTCGGTCATGCCGGTGGTGTTGCCGAGTGGCATGCTGTTATTGTCGACTGATCGAGCTTGTATTTTCGCCGCCTGCCGGCGCATATCGTCGAGCGAGTCGAGCACGAAACCGCCCGGCGCAACCGTGAACACGGTGTCCGTCGGCTGGGTCGCATGGCAGCTCACGCAGTGGGTCTGCACGATGCTGAAGGCCACGTCGTCGGCCACCGCACGGCTGTTGTCGATATCCACGCGGACCGGCATGCTGAACCAGGCAACACAGGC
This genomic interval carries:
- the puuE gene encoding allantoinase PuuE, with translation MAGEIGTVIDASYPRDMVGYGRRPPDPAWPGGAKLALNLVLNYEEGGEASVLHGDAGSEKLLSEIVGAESFAGMRHLNMESLYEYGSRAGFWRLHRLLTERDIPVTVFGVTMAMARNPEAVAAMREADWEIASHGLRWLDYQHIPEATERAHLAEAIRLHTELTGERPHGFYLGKASPNTHRLVAEEGGFRYHADSYADDLPYWETRHGHAQLIVPYTLDVNDMRFATAQGFNTGEHFLSYLRDSVDQLLAEGDTHPSMLSVGLHCRLVGRPGRAAAFARFLDEVQAREGVWLTTRLAIADHWRARFPAPEVA